The genome window CCAACAATAATGGTAGTCCGGTCAATGGTCAACCCGTAGATTCGACTCAACCCACTGCGGAGACAAATAAAAAAGACCAGCAATCTCCCCCTGATTCCTCTTCTCAGCAGCAGTCCCCGACCAATACCAATACCACGATCTATGGTCAAACCCATATTGAACGTTTGATGGTGACTTTATTTCCTCACAAGGAGAACTTTAAACAAGAAAAAAAAGACGAATCGGGTAATGTAGGGCCGGAATAGCGATTAGTTATTAGTAATGTCAAAGAACTAACTAATAATCAATCAGTATGGTCAAAAATGTTCTCACAAACCCTTTAAAACAAAAAGAAAATTTGTAAAGAAAAGTAAATTGATCAACAGCGGTAAAACCCTTCCCCTGGTTAGTCTGAGTGTGCTTCTGAAAACTAGGGGAAAAGCGGGTCAATTGCTGTTATTATTAATATGATGCTCGAAATTTGTAATCATCGAGTAAGGAGATTTAGATTGAAAAACAAATAAGTAAAAACTATTTTGCTAAAAATTAATATTAATAGGTAAAATGTAACCAACTCATGTTACAGTAAAAAACTAAGTGAGGCTAATAAATAGCAAAAACCGAAAAGAATCACTCTGAAATAAAGAAACAGAACTTTTCGGGATAACATCTGAAACTGGTGATCTCAAGACCTCAAAACTCAGGAGAAAGAAATGGTACAAGCACAACAATCATCTAGTGGATTTAAGGCTGGGGTACAAGATTACGCCCTGACCTACTATACTCCCGACTACACGCCGAAAGACACTGATCTTTTAGCAGCATTCCGAGTAACTCCGCAGCCTGGGGTTCCTCCTGAAGAAGCAGGGGCTGCGGTAGCTGCTGAGTCCTCCACAGGAACTTGGACAACGGTATGGACAGACAACCTGACTGACTTAGATCGGTACAAAGGACGTTGCTACGAAATTGAAGCGGTTCCCGGTGAAGATAACCAATACTTTATGTTCGTGGCTTACCCCATCGACTTATTTGAAGAAGGGTCCGTCACGAATATGCTCACTTCAATTGTGGGGAACGTTTTTGGATTTAAAGCCTTACGGGCGCTGCGTTTAGAAGACCTTCGGATTCCTTTTGCTTACCTCAAAACTTTCCAAGGACCTCCTCATGGGATTACTGTAGAGCGTGACCTCCTCAACAAATACGGTCGTCCTTTACTCGGTTGCACCATTAAGCCCAAACTCGGTTTATCCGCGAAAAACTACGGTCGGGCAGTGTATGAGTGTCTCCGGGGTGGTTTAGACTTCACCAAAGACGACGAAAATATTAACTCTCAGCCTTTTATGCGCTGGCGCGATCGCTACCTCTTTGTTGCGGAAGCGGTTCACAAAGCACAAGCCGAAACCAACGAAATTAAAGGGCACTATCTCAACGTGACTGCGCCGACCTGTGAGCAAATGCTAGAACGGGCAGAGTTCGTGAAAGAATTGGATATGCCCATTCTCATGCACGACTACCTCACCGGCGGTTTCACGGCGAACACCACTTTAGCAAAATGGTGTCGCGCGAATGGCGTTCTCATGCACATTCACCGGGCAATGCACGCGGTCATTGACCGTCAGAAAAACCACGGGATCCACTTCCGTGTTCTCGCGAAATGCTTACGGATGTCGGGTGGCGACCACCTCCACTCAGGAACCGTTGTCGGTAAATTAGAAGGGGAACGTGCAATTACCCTTGGTTTTGTGGATCAAATGCGCGAAGACCACGTGGAAGAAGATCGCTCTCGCGGTAACTTCTTTACCCAAGATTGGGCTTCTCTAGGAGGTGTCTTCCCTGTTGCATCTGGTGGGATTCACATCTGGCATATGCCAGCACTGGTTGATATCTTTGGTGATGATTCCTGCTTACAGTTTGGTGGCGGTACCCTCGGACACCCTTGGGGAAATGCGCCGGGTGCAACAGCGAACCGGGTTGCCCTTGAAGCGTGTGTTCA of Cyanobacteria bacterium GSL.Bin1 contains these proteins:
- a CDS encoding ribulose-bisphosphate carboxylase large subunit produces the protein MVQAQQSSSGFKAGVQDYALTYYTPDYTPKDTDLLAAFRVTPQPGVPPEEAGAAVAAESSTGTWTTVWTDNLTDLDRYKGRCYEIEAVPGEDNQYFMFVAYPIDLFEEGSVTNMLTSIVGNVFGFKALRALRLEDLRIPFAYLKTFQGPPHGITVERDLLNKYGRPLLGCTIKPKLGLSAKNYGRAVYECLRGGLDFTKDDENINSQPFMRWRDRYLFVAEAVHKAQAETNEIKGHYLNVTAPTCEQMLERAEFVKELDMPILMHDYLTGGFTANTTLAKWCRANGVLMHIHRAMHAVIDRQKNHGIHFRVLAKCLRMSGGDHLHSGTVVGKLEGERAITLGFVDQMREDHVEEDRSRGNFFTQDWASLGGVFPVASGGIHIWHMPALVDIFGDDSCLQFGGGTLGHPWGNAPGATANRVALEACVQARNEGRNLAREGNDIIKEAARWSPELKVASELWKEIKFEYEAVDTL